From a region of the Fusobacterium periodonticum ATCC 33693 genome:
- the cobM gene encoding precorrin-4 C(11)-methyltransferase, with the protein MEKYKEKVYFIGAGPGDPELITIKGQRIVKEADVIIYAGSLVPKEVIDCHKEGAEIYNSASMSLDEVIDVTVKAIKDGKKVARVHTGDPAIYGAHREQMDMLDEYGIEYEVIPGVSSFLASAAALKKEFTLPNVSQTVICTRIEGRTPVPEKESLESLAKHRASMAIFLSVHMIDKVVKTLATSYPMTTPVAVVQRASWPDQKIVLGTLETIEQKVKEAGINKTAQILVGDFLGDEYEKSKLYDKYFTHEYREAVKK; encoded by the coding sequence ATGGAAAAATATAAAGAAAAAGTTTACTTTATAGGAGCAGGACCTGGTGACCCTGAATTAATAACTATAAAAGGGCAAAGAATAGTTAAAGAAGCTGATGTTATTATTTATGCTGGTTCATTAGTTCCAAAAGAAGTTATAGATTGCCATAAAGAAGGAGCAGAGATTTATAATTCAGCTTCTATGTCATTAGATGAAGTTATAGATGTTACAGTAAAAGCAATAAAAGATGGTAAAAAAGTAGCAAGAGTTCATACTGGAGACCCTGCAATCTATGGAGCACATAGAGAACAAATGGATATGTTGGATGAATACGGAATAGAATATGAAGTTATTCCAGGTGTAAGTTCGTTCTTAGCTTCTGCTGCTGCCTTAAAAAAAGAATTTACATTGCCTAATGTTTCGCAAACTGTAATTTGTACAAGAATAGAAGGAAGAACTCCTGTTCCTGAAAAAGAAAGTTTAGAAAGTTTAGCAAAACATAGAGCTTCTATGGCAATATTTTTATCAGTTCATATGATAGATAAAGTTGTTAAAACATTAGCTACTTCTTATCCTATGACAACACCTGTAGCAGTTGTTCAAAGAGCAAGTTGGCCAGACCAAAAAATAGTTTTAGGAACACTTGAAACTATTGAACAAAAAGTTAAAGAAGCTGGAATAAATAAAACTGCACAGATATTAGTTGGAGATTTTTTAGGTGATGAATACGAAAAATCTAAACTATATGATAAATATTTTACACATGAATACAGAGAAGCTGTAAAAAAATAA
- a CDS encoding site-specific DNA-methyltransferase yields the protein MELMYKDKKSIDKIEKKILTCKNKFLSLKTKNKYGLFIKDDNFIAMSRLLDEYQGKVDLVYIDPPYNTKSIFYYDNKKTSTISSSKNVDIAYKDNMNFKDYLEFIRERLILIHKLLSPKGTLYLHIDIKVGHYIKIILDEIFGTNNFINDITRVKSNPKNFSRNAYGNEKDVIYVYSKIEKNNIFNNILNPVSKEKIEKNFSKIDKNGRRYTTVPCHAPGETKNGVTGMKWKDIFPPKGRHWRYSPEELEKLDKDNRIEWSKNGVPRIIKYADEHNGEKIQDIWKDFKDPQYPDYPTQKNFDMLELIIKQSSNENSIIMDCFAGSASFLEMGLKNNRFVIGIDNSDIAYKLLLSNQNLQKIEVIIQDKKNNEKQFKQMNLFKEEIIERD from the coding sequence ATGGAATTAATGTATAAAGATAAAAAAAGTATTGACAAAATAGAAAAGAAAATTTTAACTTGTAAAAATAAATTTCTATCATTAAAAACTAAAAATAAATATGGCTTATTTATTAAAGATGATAATTTTATTGCTATGTCAAGGCTTTTAGATGAATACCAAGGAAAGGTGGACTTAGTTTATATAGATCCTCCATATAATACAAAATCAATATTTTATTATGACAATAAAAAAACTTCTACTATCAGTAGCTCAAAAAATGTTGATATTGCATATAAAGATAATATGAATTTTAAAGATTATCTAGAATTTATTCGTGAAAGATTAATTCTTATTCATAAACTTTTGAGTCCAAAAGGAACTCTTTATTTACATATAGATATAAAAGTAGGTCATTATATAAAAATCATTTTAGATGAAATTTTTGGAACAAATAATTTCATTAATGATATAACTAGAGTAAAATCAAATCCAAAAAATTTTTCAAGAAATGCTTATGGAAATGAAAAAGATGTAATTTATGTTTATTCAAAAATTGAAAAAAATAATATATTTAATAATATTCTTAATCCAGTTAGTAAAGAAAAAATAGAAAAAAACTTTTCTAAAATTGATAAAAATGGTAGAAGATACACAACTGTCCCATGTCATGCACCAGGAGAAACTAAAAACGGAGTTACTGGAATGAAATGGAAAGATATATTTCCACCAAAGGGAAGGCATTGGCGATACTCTCCTGAGGAACTTGAAAAATTAGATAAAGATAATAGAATTGAATGGTCTAAAAACGGAGTTCCTAGAATTATAAAGTATGCTGATGAACATAATGGAGAAAAAATTCAAGATATTTGGAAAGATTTTAAAGACCCTCAATATCCTGATTACCCAACTCAAAAAAATTTTGATATGCTTGAATTAATCATAAAACAATCCTCTAATGAAAACTCAATAATTATGGATTGTTTTGCAGGTTCAGCATCTTTTTTAGAAATGGGATTAAAAAATAATAGATTTGTTATTGGAATTGATAATTCAGATATTGCATACAAATTATTACTATCTAATCAAAATTTACAAAAAATTGAAGTAATTATACAAGATAAAAAAAATAATGAAAAACAATTTAAACAAATGAATTTATTTAAAGAAGAAATAATAGAGAGAGATTGA
- a CDS encoding precorrin-8X methylmutase, whose product MSYIKVPGDIEKRSFEIIEEELGDKAKKFSESEMPIVKRIIHTSADFEYADLIEFQNNAIESGLKALEKGCKIYCDTNMIVNGLSKPALTKFNCSAYCLVSDKEVIEEAKKEGLTRSIVGMRKAGKDPETKVFILGNAPTALYQLKEMIENGEIEKPALVIGVPVGFVGAAESKEEFKKLGIPYITINGRKGGSTIGVAILHGIIYQIYKREGFHA is encoded by the coding sequence ATGAGTTATATAAAAGTACCAGGAGATATAGAAAAAAGAAGTTTTGAAATTATTGAAGAAGAATTAGGAGATAAAGCGAAGAAATTCTCTGAAAGTGAAATGCCTATAGTTAAAAGAATAATCCATACTTCAGCTGATTTTGAATATGCTGATTTAATAGAATTTCAAAATAATGCTATAGAAAGTGGATTAAAGGCTTTGGAAAAAGGTTGTAAAATATATTGTGATACAAATATGATAGTGAATGGGCTTAGTAAACCAGCTTTAACTAAATTTAACTGCTCTGCTTATTGTTTAGTTTCTGATAAAGAAGTAATCGAAGAAGCTAAAAAAGAAGGACTTACTCGTTCTATAGTTGGAATGAGAAAAGCAGGAAAAGACCCTGAAACAAAAGTATTTATTTTAGGAAATGCACCTACTGCACTATATCAATTAAAAGAAATGATAGAAAATGGTGAAATAGAAAAACCTGCCTTAGTTATAGGAGTTCCTGTTGGTTTTGTTGGTGCAGCAGAATCAAAAGAAGAATTCAAAAAACTAGGTATTCCATATATCACAATAAATGGTAGAAAAGGAGGAAGCACAATAGGTGTTGCTATACTTCATGGAATTATCTACCAAATATATAAAAGAGAAGGTTTTCACGCATAA
- a CDS encoding NAD(P)-dependent oxidoreductase, whose translation MENKLKIIFLDRNTVGPFELKEIFSKYGEYTECNLTNDDDVASYLKDYDVIILNRIRLGKKEFEKAPNLKLVLLTGTGFNHIDLIAAKEHGVSIANVAGYSTNSVSQLTMTFLLNELTKVEKLSQKVKENKWNELSINMDRYYHIDTEDKILGILGYGNIGQKVAEYAKSFGMKVMVAKIPGREYTDSSDNRYDLDEVLEKCDIFSIHAPLTDLTKNLINLDKMKKMKKSAIILNLGRGPIINEDDLYYALKNNIIASAATDVMTTEPPQKDCKLLELDNFTVTPHLAWKSQKSLERLFAEIENNLNLFLENKLIGVESK comes from the coding sequence ATGGAAAATAAGCTAAAAATAATATTTTTGGATAGAAACACAGTAGGTCCTTTTGAATTAAAAGAGATATTTTCAAAATATGGAGAATATACAGAGTGTAATCTTACAAATGATGATGATGTTGCTAGTTACTTAAAAGACTATGATGTTATTATTCTAAATAGAATTAGATTAGGTAAAAAAGAATTTGAAAAAGCACCTAATTTAAAATTAGTTCTATTAACTGGAACAGGCTTTAATCATATAGACTTGATTGCTGCAAAAGAACACGGAGTGTCTATTGCCAATGTTGCTGGCTATTCAACTAATTCTGTATCTCAGTTGACAATGACATTTCTATTAAATGAATTGACTAAGGTAGAAAAGTTAAGCCAAAAAGTAAAAGAAAATAAATGGAATGAACTTTCTATCAATATGGATAGATACTATCATATAGATACTGAAGATAAAATTTTAGGTATCTTAGGTTATGGAAATATTGGACAAAAAGTAGCTGAATATGCTAAAAGTTTTGGAATGAAAGTTATGGTTGCTAAAATTCCTGGAAGAGAATATACAGATAGTTCAGATAATAGATATGACTTAGATGAAGTCTTAGAAAAATGTGATATTTTCTCTATACATGCACCATTGACTGATTTAACAAAAAATTTAATAAATTTAGATAAAATGAAAAAAATGAAAAAATCTGCAATAATTTTAAATCTAGGAAGAGGTCCTATAATAAATGAGGATGACTTATATTATGCTTTAAAGAATAATATAATTGCCTCAGCAGCAACAGATGTTATGACAACAGAGCCTCCTCAAAAAGATTGTAAGTTACTTGAATTAGATAATTTTACAGTGACTCCTCATTTAGCTTGGAAATCACAAAAAAGTTTGGAAAGACTTTTTGCAGAAATTGAAAATAACCTTAATTTATTTTTAGAAAATAAATTAATAGGTGTAGAAAGTAAATAG
- the cobI gene encoding precorrin-2 C(20)-methyltransferase, which translates to MTNKFYGIGVGVGDPEEITIKAINTLKKLDVVILPEAKKDDGSVAYEIAKQYMKEDVEKVFVEFPMLKSLEDRENARKENAKIVQKFLDEGKNVGFLTIGDTMTYSTYVYILEHLPEKYLVETVPGVSSFVDMASRFNFPLMIGDETLKVVSLNKKTNIEFELENNDNIVFMKVSRNFENLKQALIKTGNIDKIIMVSNCGKESQKVYYDIKDLTEDDIPYFTTLIVKKGGFEKWRKFSI; encoded by the coding sequence ATGACTAACAAATTTTATGGTATAGGTGTTGGAGTAGGAGATCCAGAAGAGATAACTATAAAAGCAATAAACACCTTAAAAAAACTAGATGTAGTAATACTGCCAGAGGCAAAGAAAGATGATGGTAGTGTTGCCTATGAAATTGCAAAACAATATATGAAAGAAGATGTGGAAAAGGTTTTTGTTGAATTTCCTATGCTTAAATCTCTTGAGGATAGAGAAAATGCAAGAAAAGAAAATGCTAAGATAGTTCAAAAATTTTTAGATGAAGGAAAAAATGTTGGTTTTTTAACTATTGGAGACACTATGACATATAGTACCTATGTATATATTTTAGAACATCTTCCTGAGAAATATTTAGTTGAGACAGTTCCAGGAGTTTCATCATTTGTTGATATGGCTTCAAGATTTAATTTCCCACTTATGATAGGAGATGAAACTTTAAAAGTTGTATCTCTTAACAAAAAAACTAATATAGAATTTGAATTAGAAAATAATGATAATATAGTTTTTATGAAAGTAAGTAGAAACTTTGAAAATTTAAAACAAGCACTTATAAAAACAGGAAATATAGATAAAATTATTATGGTTTCAAATTGTGGAAAAGAAAGTCAAAAAGTTTATTATGACATAAAAGATTTAACAGAAGATGATATTCCATATTTTACAACTCTAATTGTAAAAAAAGGTGGATTTGAAAAATGGAGAAAATTTAGTATATAA
- a CDS encoding DKNYY domain-containing protein — MKKILILIYFIFSISIIAEYYKKGNEVYYEGYDHKNGKFIDYNEKVENVDLNSLEQINDFYARDKNRVYFRGKETDIDRDYIEIVRLNLVKDRDFVYYEDKKLKVSPNDSLFVNRNVTNKSLPDINVGYGFYVKDFQNAYYVKIDEDRNIEEIKLEDANVDKLVSWNDILAKDGKNIYYYGKKIDYIDASTFDGHGFGYAKDKNNIYYDVTIVKNADYKSFKEIKGYISFAKDKYNVFYEGKIIEGADIKSFEPLKNGFSKDKYGYFYNEQRLEGINYEDIKDFMNTFGVDKKKVPGYKYK; from the coding sequence ATGAAAAAAATACTTATTCTAATTTATTTTATTTTTAGTATTTCGATAATTGCTGAATATTATAAGAAAGGTAACGAAGTTTATTATGAGGGTTATGATCATAAAAATGGGAAATTTATAGATTATAATGAAAAAGTTGAAAATGTTGATTTAAACTCACTTGAACAAATAAATGACTTTTATGCAAGAGATAAAAATAGAGTATACTTTAGAGGAAAAGAAACTGATATAGATAGGGATTATATTGAAATAGTAAGATTAAATCTAGTAAAAGATAGAGATTTTGTTTACTATGAAGATAAAAAATTAAAAGTATCCCCTAATGATTCTTTATTTGTAAATAGAAATGTGACAAATAAAAGTCTTCCAGATATTAATGTAGGTTATGGATTTTATGTAAAAGATTTTCAGAATGCTTATTATGTGAAAATAGACGAAGATAGGAATATAGAAGAAATTAAACTTGAAGATGCTAATGTTGATAAATTGGTATCATGGAATGATATCCTAGCAAAAGATGGAAAAAATATTTATTACTATGGTAAAAAAATAGACTACATCGATGCTTCAACTTTTGATGGACATGGATTTGGCTATGCAAAAGACAAGAATAACATCTATTATGATGTGACAATTGTAAAGAATGCTGATTATAAATCATTTAAAGAAATCAAAGGTTACATAAGTTTTGCAAAAGATAAATATAATGTATTTTATGAAGGTAAAATAATTGAAGGTGCAGATATAAAAAGTTTCGAACCACTTAAAAATGGATTTTCAAAAGATAAATATGGTTACTTTTATAATGAGCAAAGATTAGAAGGTATTAATTATGAAGATATTAAAGATTTTATGAATACTTTTGGAGTTGATAAGAAAAAAGTTCCAGGTTATAAATATAAATAA
- a CDS encoding type II restriction endonuclease, with protein MNIWTEKSIILANQRNYLDLLYKVYPMSVNLRREIDGNVVKKIKKYYANKESSNFLEILLEQDIFPIKDSYVAYLKRDKTAIERNPNTVNRISSMLYEMGWSEILDKLTIPKETNRQIGPLFKKWIDLKYLGANITKDVNIFLNSTENIIFNASDAEMKEFAKKYLGYNRDKGLDFIAKFNKKFLIGEAKFLTDFGGHQNAQYEDAISTLRTPLSKTNYEVIKIAILDGVLYIKSNNKMYKNLSSFSDNEVIISAVLLRDYLYSI; from the coding sequence ATGAATATTTGGACAGAGAAAAGTATTATCTTAGCAAACCAAAGAAATTATTTGGATTTACTTTATAAAGTATATCCAATGTCAGTTAATTTAAGAAGAGAAATTGATGGAAATGTAGTAAAAAAAATAAAAAAATATTATGCTAATAAAGAAAGTAGTAATTTCTTAGAAATATTACTAGAACAAGATATTTTTCCAATAAAAGATTCTTATGTTGCCTATTTAAAAAGAGATAAAACTGCTATAGAAAGAAATCCTAATACTGTTAATAGAATTTCTAGCATGTTGTATGAAATGGGATGGAGTGAGATTTTAGATAAACTTACAATTCCCAAAGAAACTAATAGACAAATAGGTCCTTTATTTAAAAAATGGATTGATTTAAAATATTTAGGTGCTAATATTACAAAAGATGTCAACATATTTTTAAATAGCACTGAAAATATTATATTTAATGCCTCAGATGCAGAAATGAAAGAATTTGCAAAAAAATATTTAGGTTATAATAGAGATAAAGGTTTAGATTTTATAGCAAAATTTAATAAAAAATTCCTAATAGGTGAAGCAAAATTTTTAACAGATTTTGGTGGTCATCAAAATGCACAATATGAAGATGCTATCTCTACTTTGAGGACTCCTTTAAGTAAAACTAATTATGAAGTGATAAAAATAGCTATTCTAGATGGTGTACTATATATAAAGAGCAATAATAAAATGTATAAAAACCTATCTAGTTTTTCTGATAATGAAGTTATTATTTCAGCGGTTCTTTTAAGAGATTATCTTTACAGTATATAA
- the cbiT gene encoding precorrin-6Y C5,15-methyltransferase (decarboxylating) subunit CbiT has protein sequence MHIYDKEFTQTELPMTKQEIRAVSIAKLMLKPNSILIDVGAGTGTIGIEAATYMPQGKVYAIEKEEKGLDTIKLNAEKFNLDNFELIHGKAPDAIPNIAYDRMFIGGSTGGIEEIINHFLTYAKNEAILVINCITLETQSKSLEILKEKGFKDIEVITVTVGRAKRVGPYTMMFGENPICIIKVIKRNK, from the coding sequence ATGCACATATATGATAAAGAGTTTACTCAAACTGAGTTACCAATGACAAAACAAGAAATAAGAGCAGTTTCTATAGCTAAACTTATGTTAAAACCAAATTCAATTCTAATTGATGTTGGAGCTGGTACAGGAACAATAGGAATAGAAGCAGCAACTTATATGCCACAAGGAAAAGTCTATGCAATAGAAAAGGAAGAAAAAGGTTTAGATACTATAAAATTAAATGCTGAAAAATTTAATCTTGATAATTTTGAATTAATTCATGGTAAAGCACCTGATGCTATTCCAAATATTGCTTATGATAGAATGTTTATCGGTGGTTCAACTGGTGGAATAGAAGAAATTATAAATCATTTTTTAACTTATGCAAAAAATGAAGCTATACTTGTTATTAATTGTATTACTCTTGAAACTCAATCTAAATCTTTAGAAATTTTAAAAGAAAAAGGTTTTAAAGATATAGAAGTTATAACAGTTACTGTTGGTAGAGCCAAAAGAGTTGGACCTTATACTATGATGTTTGGAGAAAATCCTATTTGTATAATTAAGGTTATCAAAAGAAATAAGTAA
- the cbiD gene encoding cobalt-precorrin-5B (C(1))-methyltransferase CbiD: MEEKELKNGYTTGTCATAAVKVALEALVYGKKATEVEVTTLNHINLKIPVQKLRVRNNFASCAIQKYAGDDPDVTNGISICAKVQLVKELPKVDRGAYYDNCVIIGGRGVGLVTKKGLQIAIGKSAINPGPQKMITTVVNEILDGSDEKAIITIYIPEGRAKALKTYNPKMGVIGGISVLGTTGIVKAMSEDALKKSMFAELKVMREDKNRDWVIFAFGNYGERHCEKIGLDTEQMIIISNFVGFMIEAAVKLEFKKIIMLGHIAKAIKVAGGIFNTHSRVADGRMETMASCAFLVDEKPEIIRKILFSNTIEEACDYIENNEIYHLIANRVAFKMQEYARADIEVSAAIFSFKGETIGESDNYQRMVGECGAIK, from the coding sequence ATGGAAGAAAAAGAATTAAAAAATGGTTATACAACTGGAACTTGTGCAACAGCAGCTGTAAAAGTTGCTTTAGAAGCACTAGTTTATGGTAAAAAAGCCACTGAAGTTGAAGTAACAACATTAAATCACATAAATTTAAAAATACCAGTACAAAAATTAAGAGTTAGAAATAATTTTGCAAGTTGTGCCATACAAAAATATGCAGGTGATGACCCTGATGTTACAAATGGAATAAGTATTTGTGCAAAGGTACAATTAGTAAAAGAACTTCCAAAAGTTGACAGAGGTGCATACTATGATAACTGTGTAATTATTGGTGGGAGAGGAGTTGGACTTGTAACAAAAAAAGGTTTACAAATAGCTATTGGAAAATCAGCTATCAATCCTGGACCACAAAAAATGATAACAACTGTTGTAAATGAAATTTTAGATGGTAGTGATGAAAAGGCTATAATAACAATCTATATTCCTGAGGGTAGAGCCAAGGCATTAAAAACATATAATCCTAAAATGGGAGTTATAGGTGGAATATCTGTTCTAGGTACAACTGGAATAGTTAAGGCTATGAGTGAAGATGCCTTAAAAAAATCTATGTTTGCAGAGCTTAAAGTTATGAGAGAAGATAAAAATAGAGATTGGGTTATTTTTGCCTTTGGTAACTATGGAGAAAGACATTGTGAAAAAATTGGTTTAGATACTGAGCAGATGATTATTATAAGTAATTTTGTTGGTTTTATGATAGAAGCTGCTGTAAAATTAGAATTTAAGAAAATAATAATGTTAGGACATATTGCAAAAGCAATTAAGGTTGCAGGTGGAATTTTTAACACTCATAGTAGAGTTGCAGATGGTAGAATGGAAACTATGGCTTCTTGTGCTTTTCTTGTTGATGAAAAACCTGAAATAATCAGAAAAATTTTATTTTCAAATACTATTGAAGAGGCCTGTGACTATATTGAAAATAATGAAATTTATCATTTAATTGCAAATAGAGTTGCCTTTAAAATGCAAGAATATGCAAGAGCCGATATAGAGGTATCGGCTGCAATATTCTCATTCAAAGGAGAGACTATTGGAGAAAGTGATAACTATCAAAGAATGGTTGGTGAATGTGGTGCAATCAAATAA
- a CDS encoding bleomycin resistance protein, producing MKYNDLIPELVVSNINISRDFYVNMLGFKVEYEREEDKFIFLSLGNIQLMLEEGSEEELSQMEYPFGKGINFTFGVNNVDELYSKFKIKKNLLKREIEVREFRVNDEIIYTKEFSILDPDGYFIRISE from the coding sequence ATGAAATACAATGATTTAATACCAGAGTTAGTAGTTTCTAATATCAATATCTCAAGAGATTTTTATGTAAATATGTTAGGCTTTAAAGTTGAATATGAAAGAGAAGAGGACAAATTTATATTTTTGTCACTTGGAAATATCCAATTAATGTTAGAAGAAGGTTCTGAAGAGGAATTATCTCAAATGGAATATCCTTTTGGAAAAGGAATTAATTTTACATTTGGTGTCAATAATGTTGATGAACTTTATTCAAAATTTAAAATAAAAAAGAATTTATTAAAAAGAGAGATTGAAGTAAGAGAATTTAGAGTTAATGATGAAATTATTTATACAAAAGAGTTTTCAATATTAGATCCTGATGGCTATTTTATCAGAATATCAGAATAG
- the cbiE gene encoding precorrin-6y C5,15-methyltransferase (decarboxylating) subunit CbiE: MITIKEWLVNVVQSNKINVVGLGPGNIKYLSNSGIECIKEAEIIVGSTRQLSDLKTIISEKQEIYTLGKLAELITYLKENIERKITIIVSGDTGYYSLVPYLSKNLSKDILNIIPNISSYQYLFSKLGENWQNFRLASVHGREFDYVKNINDEDIAGLVLLTDDIQNPYEVSKNLYNNGIRNLTVIVGENLSYDNEKITILEIEDYEKLNRKFDMNVLVLKKGENYGK; this comes from the coding sequence GTGATAACTATCAAAGAATGGTTGGTGAATGTGGTGCAATCAAATAAAATAAATGTGGTTGGTTTAGGACCTGGGAATATAAAATATCTTTCTAATTCTGGAATTGAATGTATAAAAGAAGCAGAAATTATAGTTGGTAGCACAAGACAACTTTCAGATTTAAAAACTATTATTTCTGAGAAACAGGAAATATATACTTTAGGAAAATTAGCTGAGCTTATCACTTATTTAAAAGAAAATATAGAAAGAAAAATAACTATTATAGTTTCAGGAGATACAGGTTACTATAGTTTAGTTCCTTATCTATCAAAGAATTTATCTAAAGATATTTTAAATATCATTCCTAATATTTCATCTTATCAATACCTATTTTCAAAATTAGGTGAAAATTGGCAAAATTTTAGATTAGCAAGTGTGCATGGTAGAGAATTTGACTATGTTAAAAATATAAATGATGAAGATATTGCAGGTTTAGTCTTACTTACAGATGATATTCAAAATCCTTATGAAGTTTCTAAAAATCTATATAACAATGGAATCAGAAATTTAACTGTTATAGTTGGAGAGAACTTATCTTATGATAATGAAAAAATAACTATTTTAGAAATTGAGGATTATGAAAAGTTAAATAGAAAATTTGATATGAATGTTCTAGTTTTAAAGAAAGGAGAGAACTATGGAAAATAA
- a CDS encoding RNA-binding domain-containing protein, with product MKESKELELKSTITNTFLKTVSAFSNYNTGKIIFGIDDNRKIIGLENIEELCLDLENKINDNISPKPDFRFIKDTKKNIITLIVEEGLNKPYLYKGKAYKRNDTSTVEVDKVELNRLTLLGLNQYYEELKARKQDLEFKVLKKELEEKLSLKNFSKDVLKTLNLYDDKNAYNNAAELFADKNSFSGIDIAKFGKSIDEILDRNLFVNISIISQFQKTLEVFNRYYKYEQILGSERIKKELIPEKAFRETIANALIHRTWDVNSNIRISMYEDKIEVSSPGGLPSGISEKEYLNGQISQLRNPILANIFFRLKYIEMFGTGIRRINESYKSYAVKPAFEIFENSIKITLPIITTKLFLTTDEKIVMDILEKGAILSSSEILKMTEFKKDKLNRLLKKLIQKNYIDVIGNGRGTKYLKK from the coding sequence ATGAAAGAAAGTAAAGAACTTGAATTAAAATCAACAATAACAAATACTTTTTTAAAGACAGTTAGTGCTTTTTCTAATTATAATACAGGAAAAATTATATTTGGTATTGATGATAACAGAAAAATTATTGGTTTAGAAAATATAGAAGAACTTTGTTTAGATTTAGAAAATAAAATTAATGATAATATAAGCCCTAAACCTGATTTTAGATTCATAAAAGACACTAAAAAAAATATAATTACCCTTATAGTTGAAGAAGGACTTAATAAACCATATCTCTATAAAGGAAAGGCATACAAAAGAAATGATACCTCAACAGTAGAAGTTGATAAAGTTGAATTAAATAGGCTAACATTATTAGGTTTAAATCAATATTATGAAGAATTAAAAGCTAGAAAACAAGATTTAGAGTTTAAAGTCTTGAAAAAAGAATTAGAAGAAAAATTATCATTAAAGAATTTTTCAAAAGATGTTTTAAAAACTTTAAATTTATATGATGATAAAAATGCTTATAATAATGCTGCTGAACTCTTTGCTGATAAAAATTCTTTTTCAGGAATTGATATTGCAAAATTTGGAAAAAGTATAGATGAAATTTTAGATAGAAATTTATTTGTAAATATATCTATTATTTCTCAATTTCAAAAAACTTTGGAAGTTTTTAATAGATATTACAAATATGAGCAAATACTTGGTTCAGAAAGAATAAAAAAAGAGTTAATTCCAGAAAAAGCATTCAGAGAAACAATCGCAAATGCTCTAATTCATAGAACTTGGGATGTTAATTCTAATATAAGAATATCTATGTATGAAGATAAAATAGAGGTTTCTTCTCCAGGTGGTTTACCAAGTGGAATAAGTGAAAAAGAGTATTTAAATGGACAAATTTCTCAACTTAGAAATCCTATTTTAGCAAATATATTTTTTAGATTAAAATATATTGAAATGTTTGGAACTGGTATAAGAAGGATTAACGAAAGCTATAAAAGTTATGCAGTTAAACCAGCTTTTGAAATATTTGAAAACTCAATCAAAATAACTTTACCAATAATTACAACTAAACTATTTCTAACAACTGATGAAAAAATAGTGATGGATATTTTGGAAAAAGGTGCAATATTATCAAGTAGTGAAATTTTAAAAATGACTGAATTTAAAAAAGACAAGTTAAATAGACTATTAAAAAAATTAATTCAAAAGAATTATATTGATGTAATAGGAAATGGAAGAGGAACTAAGTATTTAAAAAAATAA